The following DNA comes from Gemella massiliensis.
TTAAATGTGATAACAATATAATGATGCCACGTAGAGAATTTAACAAAAAAATAAAAAAAGTAGTTGAAAAATATAAAGAGTAAGGGTGTAGAGGATTAATTTTTGAAAGGTAGTGTACTATCTCAAAAGTTAAAATTTTAGTTAAATTTATTAATAACCGGATGCAGCAGGTTATTGATTTGCTATAAAATTTTTTCTCAAAGTAATATTTGGACATCAGTTTATATTTTTGATACCCATAGATTAATAATTAGATTTTGAATAGTAACGAAAACAGTGATGGTATTTTTTGTTGTAAAAGGAGGTATATTATGAAAGTAGCAATAGTAGGTGGTGGGATAGTAGGTGCGACTTGTGCCTATTATTTATCAAAAAATAACGATATAGAATTGACCGTATTTGATTATGGAAAGGGGCAGGCGACAAAAGCATCAGCCGGTATAATAAGCCCATGGTTTTCAAAGCGTCGTAATAAACCATGGTATACTATGGCAAGACTTGGTGCGGATTTTTACCCTGAATTAGTGAAAGATTTGCAAAAAAATAATTTTGAAACTAATTTTTACTCACAGTGCGGGGTTTATTTATTAAAAAAATCTGAAGAAAAACTTCCGGAGTTAAAACAATTGGCAGAAAGTAGAAAAAAACTTTCTCCAATGATAGGGGAATTAGAAATAATTTCTAAAGAAAAAGTAAAAGAAAGAATACCTAGCTTTGATAATAATGGTGATGTATTATATGCAGGTGGCGGAGCAAGGGTAGAGGGAGAACGATTCGTAAAAATATTACTTAATGCTTCAAAGGCAGAGATTATTAACAAAAAGGTAAGTTTAAAAATAGAAGAAGATAAGTATATAATTGACGACAGTGAATTTGATATTGTTGTTCTTGCAGTGGGTGCATGGCTTAATGATATTTTGGTACCTTTAGGTTTTAATGTTGATATAAGACCTCAAAAAGGGCAACTTAGAGATTATAAAATAAAAGATTTAAACACGGGAGAGTATCCGGTAATTATGCCTGAAGGGGAGCTGGATATTATTCCGTTTGAAGACGGTATAGTTAGTGTAGGAGCAACACACGAAAATGATAAAGGTTTTGATCTTAACGTTGATAAAATTCAACTTGATAGTTTTGGAAAAGAAGCGGAGCAATTTTTAAATGATTTAAAAGAAGCTGAAATTATTAATGAACGTGTAGGGATAAGAGCATATACTTCAGATTTTTCTCCATTTTTCGGGGAAGTACCGGCACTAAAAAATGTTTATGCAATTAGCGGTTTAGGCTCTTCAGGTTTAACAACAGGACCTATAATAGGTTATAATGTTGCACAACTTATTTTAAATGGCAAGTTAACACTGGAGCTTAGCGATTATCCCGTAGAAAAATATATTCAAAGATAGATAATTAAAACATCGATTTAAAAAGAAAATACCGAAGTAGCCTTGAGTATATAATAATTAGTATGGGTAGAAAATCCGTGCTAATTATTTTTTTAAGAGAAAAACTATTATTTAACGTAAATATAAGTTACAGGAATTATAATGATATTACTTAGAATAAAAAGTATGGTATAGTTTCCAATAATAATATATATGGAGGAAGTATGAAGTATTTAACCGGTGAACAAGTACAAAACTCAAAAAAAAATATTAGTAACATAAAGCCTTATAAAACAACTAAAGAAATTATTTTTTCTAATATTTTTACTTTCTTTAATGGAATGATCTTAGTGCTTGCTATTTTTGTAGCTACAACGCTGAGGTTTGAAAATTTGCTTTTTGTCGGAGTTATTGCGATTAATACAGCAATAGGAATTTACCAAGAAGTGAAGTCGAAAAATGCTTTAGAAGAGTTGAGTTTGTTAGGTAGAAGTAAGTACAGAGTAAATAGAGATAATAAGGTTATTGAAATCACTGTTGAAGAAATAGTTTTAGGGGAATATCTTCACCTGAATTTAGGTGATCAAGTTCCATGCGATGGAAAAATAATAACCGGCAGTATAGAAGTAGATGAATCACTTTTAACCGGAGAAAGTGATAACATTTATAAAACAATTAATGATGAGTTAATGAGCGGAAGTAATGTTGTTAGTGGGAGTTGTTTGGTAAAAGTAACGGCAGTAGGTGAAGATAGCTATATTAATAAACTCGCTAAAAGAACAAAAGAATTTAAAAAATATCCGTCAAAATTGCGTGATTATATGGATGCGATATTAAAGGTTATTTCTGTACTTTTAATACCGACAGCTATACTTTTATATACTCGTGGTTATTATTTAGGGCGTTCTTATGTTGATATAGTTTTAAAAAGTGCCGGTGCTTTAGTCGGAATGGTGCCGGAGGGATTAATATTATTGGTTAGTGTATCGCTTGCCGTTGCTGCTATGAAACTTGCCAAGAAAAAAGTCCTTGTTCAAGAATTATATTGCGTTGAAACTTTAGCACGTGTTGATGTCCTTTGTTTTGATAAAACAGGGACAATAACTACCGGTAATATGAATGTGGTAGAAATTGATAAAGAAGTAAAGGAGAAACTATCAAGCTATTTAGCTTATTTTGATGATGAGAATGCAACATCAAGGGCTTTAAAAAAATATTTGAACTGTAAAAAAGAGTGGGAAGTAGAAAGTATAGGAGCATTTTCCAGTAAAAATAAATACTCTTACATCCAGCTAAAAACCGGAGGTACATATTTTTTTGGGGCATATGAATTTTTAGGTTTTGAAGATAAAATGACACCTTACTATGAAAAGTTTAAAAAACAAGGATTTAGAATTTTATCACTAGGTTATACTGCTGATAAAACGAAAGTTCCGATTAATATGAAGTTAGTCGGGCATGTGGTGCTTTCCGATGAAATAAAAGAAAATACTAAAGAAACATTTAAGTATTTTGAAAGTCAAGGCGTTGAAGTAAAAATCATAAGTGGTGATAATTACAAAGCTGTTTTAGGAGTAGCACTAAAAGCAGGTTTTAAACGAGAGGCAAAAGCTATTGATATGACAACAGTAACCGAAGAAGATTTTGAAGGTGTGGTATTAGCTAATGATATTTTTGGCAGAGTAACACCTGAACAGAAGAAAAAAATGGTTGAAGTTCTCCAGAGAAATAAAAAAACTGTTGCTATGAGTGGTGACGGTGTTAATGATGTTTTGGCACTTAAAAAATCAGATATCAGCTTTGCGATGAACGGTGCGACAAGTGCGGCGAAAAGTGTTTCAAATATAGTATTTTTAACGGATGATTTTGGTGTTTTTTATGACATATTAATGGAGGGAAGACGTGTTATTAATAATATCCAAAAAGTAGCATCACTATTTTTAACTAAAACATTCTTTTCAATCGTATTTTCAGTGCTGAGTGTTGTTTTTGCTTTAGAATTTACTTTTATCCCTATACAATTTACGATTATTTCCGCTATTACTATAGGGGTGCCTTCATTCTTTTTAACATTTGAAGCAAATAAGGAAAAAGTTAGTAACAATTTTATGAAAGATGTTTTAACCAGTGCGGTAATTGGTGGGGGAACATTGGTTTTAACCGTTCTACTTACAAATTTTATTTTAACTGATTCAAGTCAGGTGAAATTTATCTGTTTTATCCTAGCGCTGATTAATGGGCTTTGTATGGTAGCAAAGGTAAGCACACCATTTAATAAGTATAAAATTGGTTTATTGACACTTCTTAGTTTAACTGCCCTAGTTGGTGTGTTTGTTAATATTTTTATATTGAAAAATTATTTTACGCCACTTCTTACAAAAGATATTATTTATTTAATAATAGCAGGAGGGATAATAGCATTTATCCACTTTATGACAAGAAGAAAAAAGATAAACTAAAAAAAAGGGCTCTGTGTCAAATACGGGGCATGAGAAAAAATAAGGATAAAATGCTAAGCAATGCAGTGTTGCTTGGCATTTTTCAAAACGCCCTTAAAAGAAATATTATTTTTATACTCAGAAACAAATAACCTAGAAACAACTAAAATGCGTAATCTAAAGTTATAAAAGCTATTATAACCATAAGAAACTCTCTTTAAAACCTTTATCTTATTATTAATACCCTCCAAAGAACCATTAGAGATAGAATACCTAACACTATTAAGCATATACTCTTTATGTTTTCTCATAGTATTAATAGCCTTACTAACACCATCAGATAAACCGATAGTAGATTTTTCAATTAATTCTTTAAACTCCAACTCATTTCTATACCTTATCGCATATCTAATATCCTGAACTCTCTCATAGCTAGCCTTAAATATACAATCTAATCCTAATAAATAATCTAAAATATCACGTCTAGTAACTAAACTCCTAAAACTCCTATTAAAGAAAAACCTACCATGAGTAACATTACTTTCATCTTCTAATATTAACTTCCAATTATTTTTTAAAAGAGTATAATTAATACCTTTTTGTTTTTTGTAAATATTCATTAGCTTAACTCTAGTTCTATTAAGTTCTCTATTAACATTTTGAATAATATGAAACCTATCTATAACAATTTCAGCATTAGGAAACTTATTTCTAATCAACTTCATATAAGGAGTATAAATATCAATACAAATAGCCTTAACATTACTTCTAGCCTCTTTAGAAAATCTGGAAAAATAATTATTTAAAATATACTCAGTTCTACCATCAACTATATCAATAATCTCATGAGTTAAAGCATCTAAAAAAATAAAACTCATACCATTTTTACTATCTTTAGTAAACTTTAACTCATCAAAGCATAAATACTCAGGTAAGGTATTATAGTTAAGAATGTCTACATGGGATTTACATTTATAAAGAGTTCTTATAACAGTATTAACCGATACATTATTCATTTTGGCTATTTGTTTAAAAGATAAAGTATCAGCTAAATCACTCATTATAGAAAACTTAACATTTTTAGAAATACTACAGTATTTATCTACAAAAGAAGTAGTAGCTACAAATTTTTTATTACAAGTTTTACACTTGAAACGTTGCTTTCTTAGTTCCAAATAAGCAGGGATACCTGATATTTTTAATAGATTAATTCTAGTAAGTTCATTAAAGCCGTTTTTAACTACAGTATAACCTTTATTAAGACAACCACAGCATTCACACTTCTTGGGTTTATATGTTAAGGTACCTTTGAATACAAAGTACTTTTGATTATTTTTTATAGTTTCGTTATGTGTTTTCTCAATAGTTATATTTTTATCTTTTATTTGTAGTAGGTTTTTAATGAATTCTCCCTCTTTTATTT
Coding sequences within:
- a CDS encoding NAD(P)/FAD-dependent oxidoreductase translates to MKVAIVGGGIVGATCAYYLSKNNDIELTVFDYGKGQATKASAGIISPWFSKRRNKPWYTMARLGADFYPELVKDLQKNNFETNFYSQCGVYLLKKSEEKLPELKQLAESRKKLSPMIGELEIISKEKVKERIPSFDNNGDVLYAGGGARVEGERFVKILLNASKAEIINKKVSLKIEEDKYIIDDSEFDIVVLAVGAWLNDILVPLGFNVDIRPQKGQLRDYKIKDLNTGEYPVIMPEGELDIIPFEDGIVSVGATHENDKGFDLNVDKIQLDSFGKEAEQFLNDLKEAEIINERVGIRAYTSDFSPFFGEVPALKNVYAISGLGSSGLTTGPIIGYNVAQLILNGKLTLELSDYPVEKYIQR
- a CDS encoding HAD-IC family P-type ATPase, with amino-acid sequence MKYLTGEQVQNSKKNISNIKPYKTTKEIIFSNIFTFFNGMILVLAIFVATTLRFENLLFVGVIAINTAIGIYQEVKSKNALEELSLLGRSKYRVNRDNKVIEITVEEIVLGEYLHLNLGDQVPCDGKIITGSIEVDESLLTGESDNIYKTINDELMSGSNVVSGSCLVKVTAVGEDSYINKLAKRTKEFKKYPSKLRDYMDAILKVISVLLIPTAILLYTRGYYLGRSYVDIVLKSAGALVGMVPEGLILLVSVSLAVAAMKLAKKKVLVQELYCVETLARVDVLCFDKTGTITTGNMNVVEIDKEVKEKLSSYLAYFDDENATSRALKKYLNCKKEWEVESIGAFSSKNKYSYIQLKTGGTYFFGAYEFLGFEDKMTPYYEKFKKQGFRILSLGYTADKTKVPINMKLVGHVVLSDEIKENTKETFKYFESQGVEVKIISGDNYKAVLGVALKAGFKREAKAIDMTTVTEEDFEGVVLANDIFGRVTPEQKKKMVEVLQRNKKTVAMSGDGVNDVLALKKSDISFAMNGATSAAKSVSNIVFLTDDFGVFYDILMEGRRVINNIQKVASLFLTKTFFSIVFSVLSVVFALEFTFIPIQFTIISAITIGVPSFFLTFEANKEKVSNNFMKDVLTSAVIGGGTLVLTVLLTNFILTDSSQVKFICFILALINGLCMVAKVSTPFNKYKIGLLTLLSLTALVGVFVNIFILKNYFTPLLTKDIIYLIIAGGIIAFIHFMTRRKKIN
- a CDS encoding ISL3 family transposase — its product is MNNFNTKTKEIKEGEFIKNLLQIKDKNITIEKTHNETIKNNQKYFVFKGTLTYKPKKCECCGCLNKGYTVVKNGFNELTRINLLKISGIPAYLELRKQRFKCKTCNKKFVATTSFVDKYCSISKNVKFSIMSDLADTLSFKQIAKMNNVSVNTVIRTLYKCKSHVDILNYNTLPEYLCFDELKFTKDSKNGMSFIFLDALTHEIIDIVDGRTEYILNNYFSRFSKEARSNVKAICIDIYTPYMKLIRNKFPNAEIVIDRFHIIQNVNRELNRTRVKLMNIYKKQKGINYTLLKNNWKLILEDESNVTHGRFFFNRSFRSLVTRRDILDYLLGLDCIFKASYERVQDIRYAIRYRNELEFKELIEKSTIGLSDGVSKAINTMRKHKEYMLNSVRYSISNGSLEGINNKIKVLKRVSYGYNSFYNFRLRILVVSRLFVSEYKNNISFKGVLKNAKQHCIA